The Spirosoma foliorum genome has a window encoding:
- a CDS encoding glycoside hydrolase family 3 N-terminal domain-containing protein: MRNIAVRPILLVGLLFVSLLTAYGLTRPGRNHWARHSHSRSHKASNSRSHKAKSKIKRPAPAPAPVAIAVASPYKYGAAAEGVEVFTLPDSGRIWVDSVFKSLTPEQKVGQFFMVAAFSNRHESHYQYIDHLIQNNHIGGLIFFQGGPYRQAILTNRYQAESKVPLLIGIDGEWGLGMRLDSAMDFPKQMSLGAIRDNELIYRMGAEIGRQCQRLGIHINFAPVSDINSNPSNPVIGVRSFGETKENVALKASAYMRGLQQTHVIATAKHFPGHGDTNADSHHTLPIVSRSSDQMREIDLYPFRKLIADSLMGVVTGHLHVPVMDNTPALAATLSEKIVTDLLKKELGFRGLIFTDALNMGGISRSSKTVDVNIRALLAGNDILLYPENVRDAAANILNAVQQGVISQELIDEKVKKILRAKYWAGLNHYKPIQLGGLSADLNSSEAQLLKQELCEQSVTVIDNHNKLLPLNRLDTLRLASIAIGAEPGNVFQKTLNQYAPFQTLAFPEKPLSDADLTNILAQVGDVNTVVISFHRMSESAVRRFGITKPSIDLITRLKQRGIKVIVTSFGSPYSLPHFAGADALVCAYQELDDMQRVVPQVLFGGLGAKGMLPVSTSGEMKAGMGLHTNPEGRLSAGSPESVGMKSAVLNQIDAIAQNAIKNHVVPGCEILVARKGKIVYSKNFGAVTYSAGAEKVTDETLYDLASLTKVLATLQSVMVLYDRKQIDLTQKASVYLPELRNTNKQNITLQDLLWHQSGMVSYYPTTWDRTRLPGGGLKAQYYSATQDSLHTLQIAPTLWGVPALKDSVWKWVIQSPMSRKVDEGGKPAYVYSDLNFLTLQKIVERVSKQPLDKFVTENVYKPLGLHQLGFTPLQRLPHPVCAPTEQDTYYRNQLLVGTVHDQMAAVQGGISGHAGLFGNAHDIATLLQMNLQKGVYGDQRVLNPMTVPYFTQTLSNRSFRALGWDKPNPENPNSVYMAPKASARSFGHTGFTGNVVWVDPDEELIFVFLSNRIYPTAGNNSINTTKLRRRIHEMIYSAVE, from the coding sequence ATGCGGAACATTGCTGTACGACCAATTTTACTTGTCGGCCTCCTGTTCGTCAGTTTGTTAACAGCTTACGGTCTGACAAGACCAGGCCGTAACCACTGGGCGAGGCATTCTCATTCAAGATCTCATAAAGCCAGTAATTCGAGATCGCATAAGGCAAAATCCAAAATCAAACGTCCAGCTCCGGCCCCTGCGCCAGTCGCTATTGCCGTTGCTTCTCCCTACAAATACGGAGCGGCTGCCGAAGGCGTTGAGGTGTTTACTCTTCCCGATAGCGGCCGTATATGGGTCGACAGTGTTTTCAAGTCGCTGACGCCTGAACAGAAAGTAGGACAATTTTTCATGGTAGCGGCCTTCTCGAATCGCCATGAGAGCCATTACCAGTACATCGACCATCTGATCCAAAACAATCATATTGGTGGGCTGATTTTCTTTCAGGGTGGCCCTTACCGTCAGGCAATTTTAACCAATCGATACCAGGCTGAATCGAAAGTACCCCTGCTTATTGGCATTGATGGTGAATGGGGACTTGGCATGCGATTAGATAGTGCGATGGATTTCCCCAAGCAAATGTCGCTGGGCGCTATTCGGGACAACGAGTTGATTTATCGAATGGGGGCCGAAATTGGTCGACAATGCCAGCGGTTGGGTATCCATATCAATTTTGCCCCGGTATCTGACATTAACAGCAATCCATCGAATCCTGTTATCGGCGTTCGCTCATTTGGCGAAACGAAAGAAAATGTAGCTTTGAAAGCATCGGCTTACATGCGCGGCTTGCAACAAACGCACGTGATTGCCACGGCAAAGCACTTTCCAGGCCACGGCGACACAAATGCCGATTCGCATCATACGCTTCCAATAGTTTCGCGCTCATCGGATCAAATGCGCGAAATTGATCTCTATCCATTCCGCAAACTCATCGCCGATAGTTTAATGGGCGTTGTGACCGGGCATTTGCACGTACCTGTGATGGATAACACGCCTGCATTGGCGGCAACCTTGTCGGAAAAAATTGTCACTGATCTTCTCAAAAAAGAACTCGGTTTCCGGGGGTTAATTTTTACAGATGCACTCAATATGGGTGGTATCAGCCGATCGTCCAAGACAGTAGATGTAAACATTCGGGCTCTACTCGCCGGGAATGATATTCTGCTTTATCCGGAAAATGTACGGGATGCCGCTGCCAATATTCTGAATGCCGTTCAACAGGGTGTTATTTCTCAGGAGCTTATTGACGAAAAAGTTAAAAAGATACTTCGGGCTAAATATTGGGCAGGTTTAAACCATTACAAACCTATTCAACTAGGTGGCCTATCGGCCGACCTCAACTCATCAGAAGCCCAACTCTTAAAACAGGAACTTTGTGAGCAGTCGGTCACGGTGATCGATAACCACAACAAGCTCCTTCCTTTAAATCGACTGGATACGCTACGGCTGGCGTCTATTGCTATTGGTGCCGAACCTGGCAATGTTTTCCAGAAAACATTGAACCAGTACGCGCCTTTCCAGACGCTTGCTTTCCCCGAGAAACCGCTCTCTGATGCCGATTTAACAAACATACTAGCTCAGGTTGGCGATGTAAATACCGTCGTCATTAGCTTTCATAGAATGAGCGAGTCGGCGGTTCGTCGATTCGGCATCACAAAGCCTTCTATCGATTTGATCACTCGTCTGAAACAGCGCGGGATCAAGGTAATTGTTACTTCATTTGGATCGCCCTATAGTCTACCTCACTTTGCGGGTGCCGATGCGCTTGTTTGTGCTTACCAGGAACTTGATGATATGCAACGAGTAGTGCCTCAGGTGCTATTTGGTGGATTAGGGGCAAAGGGTATGTTGCCGGTTTCTACATCAGGCGAGATGAAAGCAGGCATGGGTTTGCATACAAACCCTGAAGGAAGGTTATCGGCCGGATCGCCAGAAAGTGTCGGTATGAAATCGGCGGTGCTGAACCAAATTGACGCCATTGCCCAAAACGCGATAAAAAATCACGTTGTGCCGGGTTGCGAGATTCTGGTAGCACGCAAAGGAAAAATCGTTTATAGCAAGAACTTCGGCGCAGTAACGTATTCTGCTGGTGCCGAAAAAGTAACTGATGAGACCTTGTACGATCTGGCATCGCTCACGAAAGTACTCGCGACTTTACAATCGGTGATGGTATTGTATGACCGGAAACAGATTGATCTGACGCAAAAGGCATCTGTTTACTTGCCCGAACTTCGGAATACAAACAAGCAAAACATTACCCTTCAGGATTTGCTCTGGCACCAATCGGGTATGGTTTCGTACTACCCAACCACCTGGGATCGTACCCGCTTACCGGGCGGGGGCCTGAAAGCTCAATACTATTCGGCTACGCAGGATAGCTTACACACCCTTCAAATTGCGCCTACACTCTGGGGTGTTCCGGCGCTGAAAGATTCGGTCTGGAAATGGGTGATTCAATCGCCGATGTCACGTAAGGTCGATGAAGGGGGCAAGCCAGCCTACGTTTATAGCGACCTTAACTTTCTGACTTTACAGAAGATTGTGGAACGCGTGAGCAAGCAACCGTTAGACAAATTCGTGACGGAGAATGTCTATAAGCCGCTTGGGCTGCATCAGCTGGGTTTCACGCCTTTACAGCGTTTACCACATCCAGTATGCGCACCAACCGAACAGGATACTTACTATCGGAATCAGTTGCTTGTGGGTACCGTGCATGATCAGATGGCAGCTGTTCAGGGAGGAATTTCGGGCCATGCTGGTTTGTTTGGCAATGCACACGATATCGCGACGCTCTTGCAGATGAATCTCCAGAAAGGTGTTTACGGCGATCAGCGTGTTCTGAATCCTATGACGGTGCCTTATTTCACCCAGACTTTAAGCAACCGTAGCTTCCGGGCATTGGGTTGGGACAAACCAAATCCGGAAAACCCCAATAGTGTATACATGGCACCGAAGGCATCGGCTCGATCATTCGGGCATACCGGTTTTACAGGCAATGTGGTTTGGGTTGATCCCGATGAAGAGTTGATTTTTGTATTCCTGTCGAATCGTATCTATCCAACAGCTGGTAACAACTCGATCAACACCACGAAACTTCGCCGACGGATTCACGAAATGATCTATAGTGCTGTTGAGTAA
- a CDS encoding T9SS type A sorting domain-containing protein encodes MKKTVFAVSRFTPALLLAVTFSGMAVAQKPISPSPKSDSNEVNVRIIERNGDEVREIERTYRVNGMSDPERDKMVMKLVDSLKATRKDGRKRQMTIIVEDNDSERIVSRKRIGPGMKRVPGDAYAQRDRFQKDDWNLRNNQNWQQEFRRGTDSMADQLRRFKMEFPRDFDRQLVRPFEDWSRNLGGKPSTIRGLDAFPNNPDRDQLNVRFTAPEKGDVSIIVTNPKGKEVAKREIKDFSGEFVGQIDLGKKAQGIYFITVTQNEDGAVKRIVVQE; translated from the coding sequence ATGAAAAAAACAGTTTTTGCCGTCTCCCGGTTCACACCGGCCCTGTTACTGGCAGTTACCTTCAGTGGTATGGCCGTAGCGCAAAAACCGATATCCCCATCGCCAAAATCGGATAGTAATGAGGTAAATGTCCGAATTATTGAGCGGAATGGTGATGAAGTTCGGGAAATCGAACGCACATATCGTGTGAATGGAATGAGTGATCCCGAGCGCGATAAGATGGTCATGAAATTAGTCGATTCGCTGAAGGCTACCCGTAAAGATGGCCGTAAGCGTCAGATGACAATTATCGTAGAGGACAATGATAGTGAGCGAATTGTATCACGCAAACGCATTGGTCCAGGTATGAAACGTGTTCCGGGCGATGCTTATGCTCAACGTGATCGCTTTCAGAAAGATGACTGGAATTTAAGAAACAACCAAAACTGGCAACAGGAGTTTCGGCGGGGAACGGATTCGATGGCCGATCAGCTTCGTCGGTTTAAGATGGAGTTTCCGAGAGATTTTGATCGCCAACTGGTTCGCCCATTCGAAGACTGGTCTCGTAACTTGGGTGGAAAGCCTTCTACGATTCGGGGATTAGATGCTTTCCCAAATAATCCCGACCGCGACCAATTGAATGTTCGTTTTACAGCGCCAGAAAAAGGGGATGTAAGCATCATTGTCACAAATCCGAAGGGAAAAGAAGTCGCCAAGCGTGAAATAAAAGACTTTTCGGGCGAGTTTGTGGGGCAGATCGATCTGGGCAAAAAAGCGCAGGGTATCTACTTCATTACCGTTACCCAAAATGAAGATGGTGCCGTGAAGCGGATCGTCGTTCAGGAATAG
- a CDS encoding sensor histidine kinase, translating into MSEQRIRWIVALMAIGLLGLVCLQVFWIRSALRLQKEQFAYKVTDALQEVVRTLERQEIVYLTKQRIQAREQQDRLKAIAKKEGKSNASESIAQGTGGHTNRLVELKKAEHSQSPTPNSRQMTLGMTPAGAVVVQSDVLHPTVQPLSAEQSAVVVEFFRQQEELMAVGDWQTQLLQQQQFDHWVETVLSTELIKINKQVNEDSLKRAAKQRKRQTGQPRKDPLPTNLAAIKPGIPTHPASMSQHRAEEQSHMIKDVLKGLLLSDRPIEDRINRVALDTLLRQSLVERGISIPFAYGVRTRQQPKFLFTSLGMEAQHLDEEGYKAVLFPNNFVETGNYVYVYFPTQQQFILERLGFTFAASAVLILVILACFYIAINTIVRQKKLADIKNDFINNMTHEFKTPISTISLAVEMAQEQLRSESQTKLGRTPVGVASGGHDNDLPERPEQMDSRLTRYMGIIRDETRRLGSHVEKVLQMALLDRGEIKLNLSSVNVHDVIEKVLNNLGLQIEQRGGEVELNFDADREVVEADELHLTNIVYNLLDNALKYSPESPHITLSTKSLPEGVSITVTDQGLGMSKEQTSRIFEKFYRVPTGNRHDVKGFGLGLSYVKKMIDEHHGQILVESQLGKGSSFEVILPYKILND; encoded by the coding sequence ATGTCAGAACAACGCATACGCTGGATTGTCGCACTGATGGCCATAGGCTTGCTGGGTCTTGTATGTCTGCAAGTATTCTGGATTAGAAGCGCCTTGCGGTTGCAGAAAGAGCAATTTGCCTATAAAGTAACCGATGCGTTGCAGGAGGTTGTTCGAACGCTGGAACGGCAGGAGATTGTGTACCTGACCAAACAGCGAATCCAGGCTCGTGAACAGCAGGATCGTCTGAAAGCGATTGCGAAGAAAGAAGGGAAGTCGAACGCTTCAGAATCAATTGCCCAGGGAACGGGAGGGCACACTAACCGATTGGTCGAACTAAAAAAAGCGGAGCACTCGCAGAGCCCAACGCCCAACTCACGCCAAATGACGCTGGGTATGACGCCTGCCGGGGCGGTTGTGGTTCAATCCGATGTGCTTCATCCAACGGTTCAGCCACTTTCTGCCGAGCAATCGGCGGTAGTAGTTGAGTTTTTCCGGCAGCAGGAGGAGCTTATGGCCGTTGGTGATTGGCAAACCCAATTGCTTCAACAGCAGCAGTTTGACCACTGGGTCGAAACGGTATTGAGTACCGAATTAATCAAAATCAATAAACAGGTTAATGAGGATTCACTTAAGCGGGCAGCCAAACAGCGTAAGCGTCAAACAGGACAGCCCCGTAAAGACCCACTGCCCACTAATCTGGCAGCTATTAAACCAGGCATTCCTACACATCCGGCTAGTATGAGCCAGCACCGGGCCGAGGAACAATCGCACATGATTAAGGATGTCCTCAAGGGCTTACTCTTGTCTGATCGACCTATCGAAGACCGAATTAATCGGGTTGCGCTAGACACGCTGCTTCGTCAGTCATTGGTTGAGCGAGGTATTAGTATTCCATTTGCCTATGGCGTTCGTACCCGCCAGCAGCCGAAATTTCTGTTTACTTCATTGGGTATGGAAGCCCAGCATTTGGATGAAGAAGGGTATAAAGCGGTACTCTTTCCGAACAATTTCGTTGAAACGGGGAACTACGTGTACGTCTATTTTCCTACCCAGCAGCAGTTTATTTTAGAACGTCTGGGCTTCACATTTGCCGCTTCGGCTGTTCTGATCCTGGTCATTCTGGCTTGTTTTTATATCGCGATTAACACGATTGTTCGACAAAAGAAACTAGCCGATATCAAGAACGACTTTATTAATAACATGACCCATGAGTTCAAAACGCCTATATCGACCATTTCGCTCGCGGTCGAAATGGCGCAGGAGCAGCTACGGTCAGAAAGCCAGACGAAACTGGGACGCACACCAGTAGGAGTCGCTTCGGGCGGACACGATAACGATTTACCCGAGCGGCCAGAACAAATGGACTCCCGATTGACCCGCTATATGGGGATTATTCGCGATGAAACCCGGCGATTGGGGTCGCACGTGGAGAAAGTATTGCAAATGGCGCTGCTGGATCGGGGCGAAATTAAGCTGAACCTATCATCCGTAAACGTACATGACGTTATCGAAAAGGTATTGAATAATCTGGGTTTGCAAATTGAGCAACGCGGGGGAGAGGTAGAGCTCAACTTCGACGCTGACCGGGAAGTGGTTGAAGCGGACGAACTTCATCTAACCAACATTGTGTACAATTTGCTGGATAACGCGCTTAAATACTCGCCCGAAAGCCCGCATATTACGTTAAGTACTAAAAGCCTTCCAGAAGGGGTGAGTATTACCGTTACGGATCAGGGATTAGGCATGTCGAAGGAACAGACGAGCCGAATTTTTGAGAAGTTTTACCGAGTTCCTACGGGCAATCGCCACGATGTGAAAGGGTTCGGGTTGGGACTGAGTTACGTGAAGAAAATGATCGATGAACACCACGGCCAGATTCTGGTTGAAAGCCAACTTGGGAAGGGCAGTTCATTTGAAGTGATACTTCCTTATAAAATTCTGAATGATTGA
- a CDS encoding response regulator transcription factor translates to MPTILLVEDDPNLGQLVQEYLTMKGYTTDRAINGDQGLQLFMEGDYDLCIFDVMMPKKDGFTLAKEVRMGNRDVPIIFLTAKSMQEDTIQGFKVGADDYMTKPFSMEELLLRIQAILRRYQRSDEAIDPSVYQIGSLSFDYPHQLLSCKTDGSQPQKLTSKESELLKLLAQNLNQPVSRSFALKMVWGDDSYFNARSMDVYVTKLRKYLKEDPAVQLVNVHGEGFKLIV, encoded by the coding sequence ATGCCAACCATTCTCCTCGTTGAAGACGACCCTAATCTGGGTCAATTGGTGCAGGAATACCTGACCATGAAAGGATACACAACCGATCGTGCCATTAATGGTGATCAGGGCCTGCAACTGTTTATGGAGGGCGACTACGACCTTTGTATTTTTGATGTGATGATGCCCAAGAAAGATGGGTTCACGCTTGCCAAAGAAGTTCGCATGGGCAATCGGGATGTCCCCATTATTTTCCTCACGGCTAAATCCATGCAGGAAGATACCATTCAAGGCTTTAAAGTCGGGGCCGACGATTATATGACGAAGCCGTTCAGTATGGAAGAACTGCTCCTGCGGATTCAGGCTATTTTGCGCCGGTACCAACGCTCAGATGAAGCAATCGACCCTTCGGTTTATCAAATTGGCTCACTGTCATTCGATTACCCGCACCAGCTACTCTCCTGTAAAACAGACGGATCACAGCCGCAGAAATTGACCAGCAAAGAGTCTGAATTATTAAAATTGCTGGCTCAGAACCTCAATCAGCCAGTCAGTCGTAGCTTTGCCCTGAAAATGGTTTGGGGAGATGATTCTTATTTCAATGCCCGAAGCATGGATGTGTACGTAACCAAACTGCGGAAGTATCTTAAAGAAGACCCGGCCGTTCAACTGGTAAACGTACACGGCGAAGGATTTAAACTGATTGTTTAA